One uncultured Carboxylicivirga sp. genomic window, GCCTCACGAAATTGATTATACCGATTTTAGAGATAGGATTCTTGAAAGTGGAGATGTAGAACAGATTGTTGTCATCCGAAATGAGATAACCGCTGAGGTAACCATTGTTGAGAATAAGCTGGATAAATATAAAGACCTTTTTAAGGAGAATATAACCAATTCTGGCCCTCCGGCAGCTGGACCACATTTTAAGGTGGATCTTCCTCCTGGAGAAGAATTTAAAGAAGACAGAAGGCAGGCAGAGGAAAAGTTGGGAGTTAGTATTCCGGTTAAATACGACACAAGAACTGACTTCTTTGGAGACTTTTTTACATTTATGTGGCCTCTATTGCTTTTAGTGGCAGTTTGGGTGTTTATCTTCCGTCGTATGGGAGCTCAAGGAGGTGGCGGCGGTGCCGGTAACATCTTTAACGTTGGCAAGTCGCGTGCCAAGATGTTCGATAAAGAATCATCCATTAATGTTACATTTCAGGATGTAGCTGGTTTGGTTGAAGCAAAACAGGAATTGGAAGAGATAGTTGAATTCTTGAAAAGACCTGAAAAATATACCGAACTGGGTGGTAAGATACCAAAAGGAGCACTTTTAGTAGGCCCTCCGGGAACAGGTAAAACATTACTCGCAAAAGCAGTAGCGGGTGAGGCTAATGTGCCATTTTTTAGCATGTCGGGTTCCGATTTTGTTGAGATGTTTGTGGGAGTTGGAGCCAGCCGTGTACGTGACCTATTTAAGAAAGCAAAAGAAAAAGCACCATGTATTGTATTCATCGACGAGATTGATGCCATTGGACGAGCTCGTGGTAAAAGCCCTAATATGGGAGCCAACGATGAACGCGAAAATACCCTTAACCAGCTGTTGACAGAGATGGATGGTTTTGGAACCAATAGTGGTGTTATCATTTTAGCGGCTACTAACCGTGCTGATATTCTGGACCGTGCTCTGATGCGTGCAGGACGTTTCGATCGTCAGATACATGTTGAATTGCCTGACCTGAAAGAACGTAAAGCAATTTTTGATGTTCACTTGCGTCCATTGCGATTGAGCAAAGAAGTTGAAAGCAAATTTTTGGCGAAGCAAACTCCTGGGTTCTCGGGTGCCGATATTGCTAATGTTTGTAACGAGGCAGCCCTAATTGCTGCCCGTGGTAATAAAAAGATTGTTGAGAAAGAAGATTTCCTTAGTGCTGTTGACCGCATTGTTGGCGGACTGGAAAAGAAAAATAAGATTATATCAAAAGACGAACGTAAGGCTGTTGCCTATCACGAAGCTGGTCATGCCACCATCAGTTGGTTGCTTGAATATGCTCATCCATTGGTAAAAGTTACCATTGTACCTCGTGGTAAAGCTTTAGGTGCTGCATGGTATCTTCCAGAAGAGCGTCAGTTAACTACAACAGAGCAGATATTGGATGAGATGTGTTCAGCCCTGGGTGGTCGTGCTGCTGAAGAAATCATGTTTGGTAAAATAAGTACCGGTGCTTTGAATGACCTTGAAAAGGTAACTAAACAGGCTTATGCCATGGTGACTTATTTCGGTATGAGCGATAAGCTAGGGAACAAGAGTTTCTTTGATTCATCAGGACAGTCAGAATATTCATTCCAGAAGCCATACAGCGAAAAAACAGCTGAGCTAATCGATGAAGAAGTAAGCCGGATCATTGATGAACAATATGCTAGAGCAAAAAAGATTTTGGTTGAAAATCATGATAAACATGTTCAGTTGGCTGAAGTGTTGTTAGAGAGAGAAGTTATTTTTAGCGAAGATTTGGAAAAATTATTCGGTAAGCGAAAACTCTCAGAACATGTTATTGAAGAAGATGAGTTGGAAGAATCTAAGGAGGAAGAAACTTCTATAGAAACTCCTGCTGTTGAAGATGAAGTGACTGATTCTCCATCTGAAACAACTGAAAAAAATGAGCAATAATCAGCAAAATCAATCAAATAATGACCGCGAAAAGATTCTGAACAGACTAAAAGCGGCTCAAAATACTACAGACGGATCGTTCTCTCCAAGAGATCGGTCCGTTCGTGTTTTTCCTTATCCTGATGATCTACTTGTAACTTTTAGAGATGAACTGGAGAAAATAAAGGGATTATCATATGTCTTTAAAGGAGAAAAAGAATTTTCTGTATTGATTAAAAATATTCTGGATGAGAAAGATTGTAAGTATCTCTTCACTCGTGATCCGGAATTAAAAGAGCAACTGAAAGAGGTTGTTAGAGTTTCTTCAGAAGATGATGACTTTGTTGAAATGGAAGTTGGTATAACAAAATGTGAGTACCTGGTTGCAAGAACCGGATCCGTTGTTATAAGTTCTGCTCATTCATCAGGTAGATTAATGAATATTTTTCCACCCATACATCTTGTGGCTGCAAAAGCATCCCAGTTGGTTCCTTTTTTAGAGGAGGCAATAGATGGAATGAAAGATAGATATGCTGGAAATATGCCCTCTCAGATGACCGTTATTACAGGTGCAAGTCGTACTGCAGATATTGAAAAGACACTTGTGATGGGTGCACACGGACCTAAAGAATTAATTGTTTTGATTGACTTGGAAGCTTGATTTTAAAATTTGCGAGGATATATTAACTTTGCAGCGCATTAATGTCAATCAATGAATAATTTTATACAACGCACCTTAACGGGTATCCTTTTTGCAGTAACGGTTGTAGGTTCTATCCTATACCATCCTGTTCTATTTTTTATTGTGTGTTTGGTAGTGGCGTTGGTTGGCATGTTAGAGCTAAAGCGCCTGCTTGAGCGCAAATACGACAAAGTAAATTTGCTTGCTTCTTTATCTCTTGGGCTGTCTTTTCAAATTTTGGTTTTTCTGGACACAATGGATATTATTAACCAAAGTTGGTATGTTGTATTAATGCCAATTATCTGGATTCCATTTGTTCGTGAATTATTTAAAGGAGGAGATAATCCTTTCCAGAGAATCGGACTTACCTTACTTGTTCCTATCTATGTTTCGTTGCCATTAACGTTTCTATATCTTACCGGATGGGTCGATGGTGCATTTAATGGATTCTATTTATTAGGATTCTTTGCTATGGTATGGTGCAATGATACAGGAGCATACCTTGTAGGAGTTAGCATTGGGAAGCATAAACTTTTCGAAAGAATTTCACCAAAAAAGACTTGGGAAGGATTTATTGGCGGAGTAATATTTA contains:
- a CDS encoding lactate utilization protein; translation: MSNNQQNQSNNDREKILNRLKAAQNTTDGSFSPRDRSVRVFPYPDDLLVTFRDELEKIKGLSYVFKGEKEFSVLIKNILDEKDCKYLFTRDPELKEQLKEVVRVSSEDDDFVEMEVGITKCEYLVARTGSVVISSAHSSGRLMNIFPPIHLVAAKASQLVPFLEEAIDGMKDRYAGNMPSQMTVITGASRTADIEKTLVMGAHGPKELIVLIDLEA
- a CDS encoding phosphatidate cytidylyltransferase translates to MNNFIQRTLTGILFAVTVVGSILYHPVLFFIVCLVVALVGMLELKRLLERKYDKVNLLASLSLGLSFQILVFLDTMDIINQSWYVVLMPIIWIPFVRELFKGGDNPFQRIGLTLLVPIYVSLPLTFLYLTGWVDGAFNGFYLLGFFAMVWCNDTGAYLVGVSIGKHKLFERISPKKTWEGFIGGVIFTFAAAYIIFKLTGLASLGVWLGAGVIISLFGTMGDLIESMLKRNVDTKDSGNILPGHGGILDRFDAVLFAAPMVFALFVLFG
- the ftsH gene encoding ATP-dependent zinc metalloprotease FtsH — encoded protein: MANEKPKGQGNDKEKSKLPKFNMYWAYGLIAVALLLVSRMDFGQGPHEIDYTDFRDRILESGDVEQIVVIRNEITAEVTIVENKLDKYKDLFKENITNSGPPAAGPHFKVDLPPGEEFKEDRRQAEEKLGVSIPVKYDTRTDFFGDFFTFMWPLLLLVAVWVFIFRRMGAQGGGGGAGNIFNVGKSRAKMFDKESSINVTFQDVAGLVEAKQELEEIVEFLKRPEKYTELGGKIPKGALLVGPPGTGKTLLAKAVAGEANVPFFSMSGSDFVEMFVGVGASRVRDLFKKAKEKAPCIVFIDEIDAIGRARGKSPNMGANDERENTLNQLLTEMDGFGTNSGVIILAATNRADILDRALMRAGRFDRQIHVELPDLKERKAIFDVHLRPLRLSKEVESKFLAKQTPGFSGADIANVCNEAALIAARGNKKIVEKEDFLSAVDRIVGGLEKKNKIISKDERKAVAYHEAGHATISWLLEYAHPLVKVTIVPRGKALGAAWYLPEERQLTTTEQILDEMCSALGGRAAEEIMFGKISTGALNDLEKVTKQAYAMVTYFGMSDKLGNKSFFDSSGQSEYSFQKPYSEKTAELIDEEVSRIIDEQYARAKKILVENHDKHVQLAEVLLEREVIFSEDLEKLFGKRKLSEHVIEEDELEESKEEETSIETPAVEDEVTDSPSETTEKNEQ